Genomic window (Chionomys nivalis chromosome 7, mChiNiv1.1, whole genome shotgun sequence):
ACCAAGAGTTGGGATCCAGGAGTGGGTGGAGAAGCTTAGGTGGGGGTGTAGTCATGATAACAAACCTCCTGCGCATGGGGGAGGAGCATCATGAGGGTCACAGGCACTTTAAAAATGCCATTCAGAGGAAACTCAAGATTCCAAACTTCGGTGCATCAAAGAATCTTAGTACCCCAGTGCCCAACCTGCAAGCCCGGAGGGGAGTTAAGGGACCCTGAACTTGGACACAGGCCTAGTGATTCTGTTCTCCACCCACAGGTGTAGGAGGCTGCCTGGTGGTAGCCGCATACAGGATTTACCGGCTGAAGGCTAGAGGTCCCACCAAGTTGTCCATACATCTGATTCACACTCGAGTAGCAGCACAGGCATGTGCTGTGGGTGCGATCATGCTCGGTAAGCAGCATGTGGGGGTCAGATGGAGAAGGGGGACAGAGTAGAGTGTCCTCAGTTAAGTGGTTCAAAGTTCAAGTCCTTGGTGCTCGCACTAGAATCCACATCAATTCCCTGATGAGTCCCTATGCTGAGGCCTTTCAGGGTCCCCAGTGGTCACTGCTGCTGGGTAACAGGACAGTATGAAGACAGTCTGCTTTATGAATTTTCCCCAGAGGGGACAACAGGAAGAAGCAGCAGTTACTTGTGAGCTGTGACTGTGGGCTAGTCCCTTtcactgagcctcagtttcccaaggcgTAAGAACCACCTTTGGCCTGTCCACTCAGTAGACTGCTCTGTGCAGAATAGACATCACAGTGCTTATAAACTCAGAGGAGTTGCTCTCCCAGAGTGCCTGAATGTTGGGGCAGAAAGATGAGCAGGGAGAGCAGAGCCACTGGGACCCCTTGAAGGATGGGGGAAAGATTTAGGGGTCAGACACCAAAGGGCACCTTCCTCCCTTTTTCACGCAGGTGCAGTGTACACAATGTACAGAGATTATGTCAAGAGGGCGTCAGAGGCTCCTGAGAAGTAGGGCTCCTGACATGGCTGGACGGCCCGATTCCCAGCTGTCTCCGTATGCGCCCAATAAAGACATGTTGAAGAGAGTTAAAAGTGTTACTCCTAAGTAGAGTGGAGCAAGGGAACTGGGGGAGCTGGAGGGTGGGAACCAAAGGGTTCTGACCCCAACTAAAGGAGAGAGACTCAAGGTGCAGCAGTCTCCGAGGAGGACCAGCAACTCCTGCCCACCTCATGTCTAGCCAGAAGCAGCCTGGAATGGGAAagtgggggctgggaaggggCGCCAAGACTCATGGGAACACTGAATCAGACACAGGCATTCCTTCCACCATGGCTGGCCCCCTAGGGACCCAGTCAGGAAGGCAGCTGCAGCTGGGACCAGAGGCAAATACCTCATGGGAAATCACGTACTCAGAATCTAAGTGCTCGGATTAGACAGGCAGAGGGTGGGCTGAGGGTGAACAAAAGCAGCAACCAAGGCAGAGGTCAGAATGTTCTGTTCATTTACAAACCACGGCTAAGGTTGAACTTGTAAGAAATGAAATTCCATGTAAATCCTGAAGACAGGCCCCTTGGGGTTAAACACTGTCATCCTGTTCTCGTTCTTCTTCCCTGGGCCCAAGCGCATCTCTGTTCCTTGGGAATGGAGCCAGAGGCCACAGAAGGATGCCCTGTCCTCACTGGGACACTGGCGCGGAGGTTTCTGGGTCTAGCAGTTCCCAGATGCTCATGGCATGAAGGCCCAGATCCACAGGTCTCAGCTTGAGTCCAGAGCTGCAGGCACTGTGGGGAGCAGGAGCTGCCGGTCCGGCACTCACATGGGATAATTGAGCACAACGTCCTGTTTGGCAAGCTCCAGCAACATAGGATCATCGAAGAACTTGCTGATGCTCACATCTTCACTCAGGCCCTGTGGAGCCAGACACTAGGGTGAGCTCCACAGGAGGGGTAATAGTACGGGGTAGAGGGGGAGGAAGGCTGGTCTAGACTGTTCAAGGAGTTGTTCCTTTAAGGTTCTGTTATAGCTCCTGGTCCCCTTGGGCCCTGCTCTGCTGACCTGAGGAACGTAGACACTGATCTACCACACAGCAGTACACTGCCCTCCAGGAGGAAGATGGGCCACACACAACTCCTGTGGAGACCGGGGGCGGAGGGATATGGCAATGGATTAAAGAACACACACCTTCCTACGCCGGGTTTTGATCATGAACTCCCGGGCCAGGTGAGGAGCTGGCTGTGGCTCCAATGGGCGGATGACAATGCTCTTGTCCAGAGGATCACCAGGTACAATCTGGAGCACAAAGAGATTCCAGGGAGTTGAGGTAGCTACCCAGAAGATTCAGGCTGTGGAACAGAAGGGGAACTGGCCAGGAGGGCAGTCTGCTGAACCGGGAGGCCAAGCTGGCCAGATTTCCTCACCTGCCAATGGTGGAAGACGGACAGGGAAAAGGCCTGGCCTTGGGTATGAGTGCGGAGATCAGTCTCAAAGCCGAAAGAGTCGATGGCTGGAATGAAAGCTTTGATGGTGTAGAGAGGGGAGCCTGGAATGGGTGCATCCTGGGTCACATGCCCCCTAAGAAAGACAAAGGTCAAGGCCTCAGTTGCACACAGTCCCCAAGGCATAGGGCAATGGGTCTTGTGGCCCTTCTCTGTATCCTAGTCCAGCACCAAAGAAAGACCTAATGGAATATTCTCTGCAGAGGGAATGGGCTTGGGGCTCTTAGCAGCAGTCACAGGAGGAGGCAAGAGCAGGGACACCGAAGAGATGGGACCCTATGGACCACCCCATCGCGGCTTCACTTTGGCActtctcccaggagctggggtggggcagggtgggagAAATCCCAGCTGTGCCTGTGGTAAAGCTAGGGGCTGCCTCAATTCTTCTCTACCTCCTTGTGGAAAACAAGTTGGGTGGGCTTCTGGAGTGGAAAGTGGGGAAAGCGATGGCTGGGGCCACCTCTTGCTTCCCCTCCCTCAGCAATCAAGGGGTTTCTTGCTCTCAAGCCTAACAACAGGCTGCTCACCTGCGCCTGGCCAGGACTGTGTAAACAGCAGACACACAGTCTGCCGGGGCCTGGACCTCTACAAAGTAGTAAGGCTCCATCAGACGAGGAGTGGCCTGCAACAGACCAAGATAGGACTCAGCCTGAGGAAGACTGAGTGAGGACATAGGGTCTCTAGATCTTCTCAGTCCTTCTGTGGTTTTACCTGGTCCTCCACTTAATCTTCTGTCCAGGGAAGCCGACAGTTCCTGACAGGTCTACTTACCATGAGGAAGGCAGAGTAAACCACCCTCCTAGCTGTGGGGATGATCTGGCCTCCACCGCGATGGAGGGGTTCCTGGGCAACCACTGCATCCAGGATCTTAAACTTGACATTTCGAATCACTGAAACAGAGATGGGAGAGCTGGGGCTAGTCACAGGGGCATGGCAGAGCAGTAAGGTAACTTGCTACACTGAGGCCCATGGATATGATACAAATATCACAGGCCAGTAGCAAACAGTTGAACATGGACTTAACATTTGATTCAGAATGGACTACCTAGGACCAATTCAATTTCTAGAATGTAGTCTGTGTCCAGAACCAGCACATAGACTACAGAAGTATCATTCTAGAAATTGAATTGGTCCTAGGTAGTCCAGTCTGCATCAATAAACCactcccggggctggagagatggctcagtggttaagagcactgcctgctcttccaaaggtcctgagttcaattctcagcaaccacatggtggctcacaaccatttgtaatgaggtctggtgccctcttctggcctgcagacatacacacagacagaatattgtatacataataaataaatattaaaaaaaaaaaaaccactcccGCCTGAAAACCCTCGTGTTGTCTCTCTTCAGCACACCAAAGAGAGGTTCTACTGAGGAATCAAGAGCAAATGCCAGTCTAGAGACGCCTTCATGTAGGGTTGGACCAAGTGATGGCACTGAGATAGGAagggagcaggaaggaggctggaCCAAGACTTGGGATAGCCCAGTGTATCCCAAGTTGCTTCTCCTGCTGGTTCCAAAGATGGGAAACCCAACCCTAAGTCATCACCTTATGCGGCTGGGTGCAAGTGTCATGGGGACTGGGGTCAGGAGGCGGCTGGTGGACTTACATTCATCACAGAGAGGTCCCTCCCGGGTTCCCCACTGGAAACCTTGAACAATGCTGTCCTTCACTGAGCCAAGAAGTGCCTTGTCTACCTGCACAGAAATATGAGGCCTCCTTAGCAGCCTACTGGTAACAGCCACCAGGTtagaaggaagagaagcagggCTGTGAGAAGGCCCTCTTTCAACAGGGAAGGACATGGCAGCTTCTTCACTCCGAGGCAAACACTGCCACGGGCTCCCATCCTGTCAGTCTCCTCTACCTCAGAGGGCAATGTGTCGTCCACTAGGATGTTTGGTCCTGTAGCGTCAGGACCAAAGGCCCAGATGGAACGGGCAGCCAGCAGATCCCAGTCATACTTTGTCTGGAAGAACTCGCCCAGCTTCTTTCTGGAAGAAAGAGGACAAAGTGGCTCCTGGGGCCATAGATCCTTCCTTTCTGGAAGACAGTGACCCACTCTGCCCACGTCATATCCAGGACAACAGCAAAGAAGGATGGATGGCGTCAAGGGACCAGGCAAAGAGGCCGAAGTGGGAGCCCTGGAGGTGGAACCTGTCTAACCTGTTCCAGGTGATCTGGACCACTTCGTTCTCGATGTCCTCAGCCAGGCCCTTCTCAAGAGGCTCAGCAATCATGGTGATCTTGTTCCTGGTCAGAAAGGACAGGAGCAATCAGAAGGGTCAAAGGATGAGCAGGGGTGACAACAAAGACCTCTGAGACAGTAATAGACACGGAAGACTTAGAAGCAGGGGGCAGCAAAGGGTACcctatcttctttattttctgtttatttgtttttttaaatgtgtatgagtTATTTTACTTGCATTTATGCACATGgaccacatgcatacagtgttcAGAGGAGCTGGAcaaggtgtcagataccctgcaCTGGGACTGGGAGTAGCCATGTACGtgctagaaaaaataaaaaaaactttggtccctctgaaagagcaacaagcactcttaaccactgaaccatgccTCCAGCCCTTCTGTCTGCTTTCTTGAAAAataaggctggggctggagaataGCCGGCAGCTGTCTGAGGAGCTGGGTTCCACTTCAAGCatccattaaaaaacaaaaagcaggggctggagagatggctcagtggttaagagcattgactgttcttccagaggacctgagttctattcccagcaacacatggtggctcacaaccatctgtaatgagatctggtgccctcttctggcatgcaggcatacatggaggaagaatgttgtatacataataaaaaataaaatctttaaaaaaaaacaaaaaaaaaaaccaaacaaacaaacaaaaaaaaacaaaaagcagccaggtggtggtgcatgtctttaattccaccacttgggaaacagaagcagacagatctctgggagttcaaggccagcct
Coding sequences:
- the Higd1b gene encoding HIG1 domain family member 1B: MSANKGWWVPPEGEDSLSGKFLRKTRESPLVPIGVGGCLVVAAYRIYRLKARGPTKLSIHLIHTRVAAQACAVGAIMLGAVYTMYRDYVKRASEAPEK